The nucleotide window AAATAACTATATCTGTATAATATCTTTTGATGGAAATCTATCATACACCAGTTTTATTAAAAGAAGTATTGGATTTGCTTAATTTAAGAGAAGATTCAATTGTTGTTGATGCAACACTTGGAGAAGGTGGGCATTCTGTTGAGATTTTAAAAAGAATCCCCAAAGGCTTATTAATAGGCATAGATCTCGATAATGAGGCAATTAAAAAAGCAGAAAAGCGGTTAAAAGAAGTTGGAGATAACTTTGTTCTCGTGCCTGCAAATTTTAAAGAAATTAGGGCTATTGTGTTATCGACTGCACAAGGTGCAACCCAAATTCTTGCTGATCTTGGTGTTTCTTCACTTCAATTGGAAGAAGCCGAACGCGGTTTTTCCTTTATGAAGGAAGGACCCCTCGATATGAGGATGTGTAAGCCTTGCACTCGCTATTCTGCCTATGATGTGGTTAATAGCTTTTCTTTTGAAGAGTTGAGAGACATAATTTA belongs to Caldisericaceae bacterium and includes:
- the rsmH gene encoding 16S rRNA (cytosine(1402)-N(4))-methyltransferase RsmH, which codes for MEIYHTPVLLKEVLDLLNLREDSIVVDATLGEGGHSVEILKRIPKGLLIGIDLDNEAIKKAEKRLKEVGDNFVLVPANFKEIRAIVLSTAQGATQILADLGVSSLQLEEAERGFSFMKEGPLDMRMCKPCTRYSAYDVVNSFSFEELRDIIYTYGEDPFAERIARKIVSERKKMPISTTVELADIVRSVYPKGYYRIHPATKTFQALRIFVNRELDNLKKFLEDAPLVLLPKGRIAIITYHSLEDRLVKRTFKENVSLEPIVKHVVKPTKEEISINRRSRSAKLRVYEKTG